One genomic region from Pogona vitticeps strain Pit_001003342236 chromosome 12, PviZW2.1, whole genome shotgun sequence encodes:
- the OAZ2 gene encoding LOW QUALITY PROTEIN: ornithine decarboxylase antizyme 2 (The sequence of the model RefSeq protein was modified relative to this genomic sequence to represent the inferred CDS: deleted 1 base in 1 codon) — MINTQDSSLLPLSNCPQLQCCRHIVPGPLWCSDAPHPLSKIPGGRGVGRDPSVSALIYKDEKLTVNQDLPVHDGKPHIVHFQYKVTEVKISCWDAVLSNQSLFVEIPDGLLADGSKEGLLALLEFAEEKMKASYVFICFRKSREDRAPLLKTFSFLGFEIVRPGHPCVPSRPDVLFMVYPLDQVSDDDDDD, encoded by the exons taGTCTTTTGCCTTTGAGTAACTGCCCCCAACTACAGTGCTGCCGGCACATTGTCCCGGGGCCTCTGTGGTGCTCC GATGCCCCTCACCCACTGTCGAAGATCCCCGGTGGGCGAGGGGTTGGCAGGGATCCTTCTGTCTCGGCTTTGATATATAAG GATGAGAAGCTCACTGTTAACCAAGATCTTCCAGTGCATGATGGGAAGCCACACATTGTCCACTTCCAGTACAAAGTTACGGAAGTAAAGATCTCCTGCTGGGATGCAGTGCTATCCAATCAGAGTCTTTTTGTGGAGATCCCTGATGGTTTATTAGCTGATGGGAGTAAAGAAGG ATTATTAGCACTGTTGGAATTTgctgaagaaaaaatgaaagcaagTTATGTCTTTATTTGCTTCcgaaaaagcagagaagacagag CTCCGTTACTGAAGACATTCAGTTTTCTGGGTTTTGAGATTGTGAGACCTGGCCATCCTTGTGTCCCATCACGACCAGATGTGTTGTTTATGGTGTACCCCCTGGATCAGgtctctgatgatgatgatgatgattag